Sequence from the Esox lucius isolate fEsoLuc1 chromosome 6, fEsoLuc1.pri, whole genome shotgun sequence genome:
ttaatacaggtaaaaagttcaaacaggtgcagttaatacatgtaatgagtggagaacaggagggcaacttaaagaaaaactaacaggtttttgagagccggaattcttcctggttggtaggtgatcaaatactcatgcaataaaatgcaaatgaattataaaaaaatcatacaatgtgattttctggatttttgttttagattccgtctctcacagtagaagtgtacctatgataaaaatgacctctacatgctttgtaaataggaaaacctgcaaaattggcagtgtatcaaatacttgttctccccactatatgttCCTCCCTTTGTAAGGatttaaaatttaaataaatagataaTTTCTATAAGAGCATTCTTAATTAAATTGTTGGCTAATAAATTTATCCTTCTATCCATGTCTGTCTTTTCAAACACAAATAATAGTGTGATGGTGGTTCAATCccccaattatttattttacagtttgaATTGAAATGGTTTATATGATTACATTTTCACTGACTCATTCATTTATATGACTAtcttatctttttttattccttcTTTAGTCCTTGGTATGAGATTTCCTTGTAATGTCTTTGTTCGTTCATTTGCATATTCGTATTAAAGAGGTATTTACTTGAAATATTATCTACAGTCACActgattttaaaaatatatccacACATAAGTAAGCTGATGAATTCCAAAGAACATAAGGATGTATACCTGAGGTTACAAGACTAGTGCATCAAGTTAGAACGCAACCGAAACATTTTTGTATAATTATGACAACCAAATAATTTAGATAAGCTAAATCGGAAAACAGAGAACATATGTCTTATGGTATATTCATGTGTTAAAGCTTGTGATATGTTCAAGTGGTATAGCTTGGTCCACTGCATCATcctttacaaacccgattccaaaaaagttgggacactgtacaaattgagagtaaaaaaggaatggaataatgtACAAATCTCattaacttatatttaattcacaatagtatatagataacatatcgaatgttgaaagtgagacattttgtaatgtcatgctaaatattggctcattttggatttcatgagagctacacattccaaaaaagttgggacaggtagcaataagaggccggaaaagttaaatgtacagataaggaacagctggagaaccaatttgcaacttattatgtcaattggcaacatgattgggtataaaaagagcctcttagagtggcagtgtctctcagaagtcaagatgggcagaggatcaccaattcccccaatgttgcggcgaaaaatagtggagcaatatcagaaaggagtttctcagagaaaaattgcaaagagtttaagttatcatcatctacagtgcataatataatccaaagattcagagaatctggaacattCTCTGTgggtaagggtcaaggccggaaaaccacacttgatgcccgtgatctttgggccctcagacggcactgcatcacatacaggaaggatactgtaatggaaatcataacatgggctcaggaatacttccagaaaacattgtcggtgaacacaatccactgtgccattcgccgttgccagctaaaactctataggtcaaaaaagaggccgtatctaaacaggatccagaagcacagatgttttctctgggccaaggataatttaaaatggactgtggcaaagtggaaaagtgttctgtggtcagacaaatcgaaatttgaagttcattttggaaaactgggacgccatgtcatccggattAAAGAGGACAAGCACAACCCAAGTTGTAATCAgaactcagttcagaagccagcaaatctgatggtatggggttgcatgagtgcgtgtggcatgggcagcctacacatctggaaaggcaccatcaatgctgacagttatatccaagttctagaacaacatatgctcccatccggacgtcgtctctttcagggaagaccttgcattttccaacatgacaatgccagaccacatactgcatcaattacaatgtcatggctgcatagaagaaggatatgggtactgaaatggccagcctgcagtccagatctttcacccatagaaaacatttggcgcatcataaagaggaaggtgcgacacagaagacctaagacagttgagcaactaaaagcctgtattagacaagaatgggacaacattccctttcataaacttgagcaacttgtctcctcagttcccagacgtttgcagtctgttataaaaagaagaggggatgccacacagtggcttttttgaaatgtgttgatgccatgaaatttaaaatcaaattattttccccttaaagtggtacattttctcagttcaaacatttgatatatcatctatgttgtattctgaataaaatattgaaacttccacatcattgcattctgtttttattcacaattgtacagtgtcccaacttttttggaatcgggtttgtacccACTGTCTCTCAAATACATAGGCATTGGACCTTTATCAGTTTGATGTAGATTATGCTTTTGTGGAATAACAATCAGTACAATGGATTGATGAAACTTAATTCATATAGCTAATAACTTACAACAGAATGCATTTtaaagtgctttacaaataaaatgtttacaaaaagcattgcaaatataaaaataaatgtcaaaataacaaagaaaattCAAAATACCATGAACAACGAACTGTCAATTGACAGAGTAAAAAGTAAAATAGTTAAAACAATAGGTAAAACAATTTTACCACAATTGTGTTAGAGACTAATACAGCCCAttcaaaaaataagaaatatgggaggaaaataaaaaatataaacacacatggCTAAGAAAACCAAGACAACTTATAGAAACCTTTGTATAAAAAGCCAGGAAAAATACAATTGaatacaatacatttgtatttattaaatacaatacatttctgaGGCCCTTAGATCCTCTGGCAACGGACAGGATCAATGAGACTGAAAGGAGCCTCACCAAAAGATTTGAATAACTAAAGACCAATGTAGGAACATCTAAGAGACTGATGACTAAAAAGCATCTGCCATGCATCCCCATGTCAGGCCGTGTAGTGCTTACAAAGAAATCAATAAACCAAGTGAAGAAATGAAAATGTCGATGCACAATGGAACATTATTGCTTCAAGCTTCCAGTATTGCTCACCGTGTCAAGAGCCCAGCCTGCCAAGTGTAGAAGAACAGGACAAGCCTGTAAATAACAAAACTATTGGCATGGAAACAGAACTCAGACTGTCAACCCTTAACGGGTCAATATTGATCAACTGAAACCCCCACAGAGTGGTCTCTCCCATTCTCTTGTCACAGCACTAAGAATGATGCTGCAATGTTTTAATGCGTTGTCATTTGCAGATCCAGGAAAAGGAGGATATAATGTTATTGTATACTGTCTAttaaattaagaaatgtttatgtGGACGATTCTGTAGAATTTTACCGGTTTTCTGTTCCTGGGGTGTGCTTGTGTTAGTCAGGAGGATGGTGCTGTCTTGTAAATTGACCTCTGGCCTGTCTTGTCTTGTTCAGCTTTGCGCCCAGGGACATCAGAATCATTCTGGAATATtctgtgatttgcatatttactaATGACCTTGTGGGGAGGGGGTGACTTGCAGCTGCTAAAGGTCAACAGTGCTTTCTCAGCCCCTTACCTACCTAGAGCAATCGACAGATGGGTTCACAGACAAAGGAATTACAGAACAGTTTTTATGTCTCTGGCATCATTATAACAAAAActgtttataaattatataaaaatgtaattcctaTAATATATTTGAGGTTCACTGGTTTGAATTTTTTGTCAGATTTggaaaaatacttaaataaataaattagggttatattacattttgaccAGATCCCCTCAATGTACCTAAACACCTGTGTACACGTGTGCATCCAGCAACTCTGCTGGTGTTTCTTAGACAAAGGTTATACAGCATTTTCTCACAGTGTAAGCCAAATGCCATTACACTTTTCAGATTTTGTTTGtaacaaatgtctctttccgtTCATCAAATTGCAGGAATACAGTGCACAATACCAGAATGATTTTGAGTGTACAAAACAAAAGATCAAGAATTTCTGACAACACAATGGGGGGTGGGCAAATGAAGTGTCCACCTGTTTCCCATAACCACGTTTCATCCCAGCTGCGATTATGTCCAATTACAAAACGTACCATTTGTTTATCCAAATGGCAGCTACTGGCTGGCTAACTAAATTAGCTGTGGACTACTTTACTTTGATCTACAGATTTGCCGCAATATAGCCTCATGAAGCATTAGCCCTCCTAGCTTCCACAGCCTAATCAAACAAAAACTAATTTCTTTCCAGTTTCCTATATGCACAGCTGGTTGCCATCAAATAGAGCAGCAAATTGCCAGGCAGCAAATTGCTGTGTAAACTTTGTTACTCCTAAAGCAACATAATCAGACTATTTATTGTAGCTTATTATGATCACAAAAcatatcaaaaacatattttgatcaTCTGAACGTTACTCCTATAATCTTTCTTAACAAGATGGTTATAGTCCCATAGatataataatgaatattgTAATACAAATTAAAACACTGAACAGCAGGCCCCTTCTTCCCGCCTCTCCAGCTGCAGTCTGAACAGCTGTGCCAGTTTGTGCCGAATCTCAATGTTTCGAATACCGTAGGCAAGAGGGTTGATGCAGGGGGGTACCATGAACACCACTACAACAGATAAAAACATGTAGCGCTCTGCCGGTGAGAAATAATCAGGTGATGTCATGAATATAGTTTTCCTTAACACCAATCTGGCTATATTTACTATGATAGGCAGCAGTTGCAGGAAGAACATGAAGAAATAGAAGCTAATGGTGTGACGGGCTCTTCTGTTATCCGAGTGGAATGGTTCCACGGCTCTGCGGGCTGCCTGATACATGCGTCTGTAGGAGATAGAGAACGTCAAGATGCAGGCGAGGAGCACAATGATGATAGTGACAATGTCGAACCTCTTCTTTGCCCAGTGAACGCCAGGAAGTTTACTCATGGATATAGAATCACATAGCAATCCTGGAACGGCTCTACCAAAAGAG
This genomic interval carries:
- the LOC105023264 gene encoding olfactory receptor 10A5-like, with protein sequence MVNSYLLIALKSSDGLSWQPRYTLLKNLIVSDLLLSLALSSTVLRCLLTRHTLVFGCWCLIQFSVYSTGVLCSLFTLTLMTVERFIFICHGLRYIVILTSRRLRLAIALTWVLSGTIVAVQVSLLLSGQISFGRAVPGLLCDSISMSKLPGVHWAKKRFDIVTIIIVLLACILTFSISYRRMYQAARRAVEPFHSDNRRARHTISFYFFMFFLQLLPIIVNIARLVLRKTIFMTSPDYFSPAERYMFLSVVVVFMVPPCINPLAYGIRNIEIRHKLAQLFRLQLERREEGACCSVF